In the Streptomyces formicae genome, one interval contains:
- the glgA gene encoding glycogen synthase has protein sequence MGLLTREYPPDVYGGAGVHVEFLARELRSLADVEVHCWGEGEGAEGVRRHRAWPALDGANDALRTFSVDLSMAAALTGRDLVHSHTWYANLAGHVGKLLHGIPHVVTCHSLEPLRPWKAEQLGGGYALSSWAERTAVEAADGVVAVSGAMRDDILACYPGIDPTKVRVVHNGIDTDLYRPDPGTDVLARLGIDPGRPYVLFVGRITRQKGVPHLLRAARKLDRDVQLVLCAGAPDTPEIDAEFRTLFEELDRSRAGVRWIPQMLPRPDVVQLLTHAAVFACPSVYEPLGIVNLEAMACGTAVVASRVGGIPEVVQDGTTGLLVPYEHKDPEAFEHDLALLLNRVATDPERAAAMGGAGRYHVVREFGWDAVARRTVEVYEEILHAES, from the coding sequence GTGGGACTGCTCACCCGGGAGTACCCTCCCGATGTCTACGGCGGCGCGGGCGTCCATGTCGAGTTCCTCGCACGGGAGTTGCGCTCACTCGCCGACGTCGAGGTGCACTGCTGGGGAGAGGGCGAGGGGGCCGAAGGCGTCCGGCGGCACCGGGCCTGGCCCGCGCTCGACGGCGCCAACGACGCGCTGCGCACCTTCTCCGTGGACCTGTCGATGGCCGCCGCCCTCACCGGCCGCGACCTCGTCCACTCCCACACCTGGTACGCCAATCTCGCAGGTCACGTCGGCAAGCTCCTGCACGGGATCCCGCACGTGGTGACCTGCCACTCCCTGGAGCCCCTGCGCCCCTGGAAGGCGGAGCAGCTCGGCGGTGGCTACGCCCTGTCGAGCTGGGCCGAACGCACGGCGGTCGAGGCCGCGGACGGCGTCGTCGCGGTGTCGGGCGCCATGCGCGACGACATCCTGGCCTGCTATCCGGGGATCGACCCCACCAAGGTGCGCGTCGTCCACAACGGCATCGACACCGACCTGTACCGGCCCGACCCCGGCACGGACGTCCTGGCGCGCCTCGGCATCGACCCCGGCCGCCCCTACGTGCTCTTCGTCGGCCGCATCACTCGACAGAAGGGCGTCCCCCACCTGCTGCGCGCCGCACGGAAGTTGGACCGCGACGTACAGCTCGTGCTGTGCGCCGGCGCGCCCGACACCCCGGAGATCGACGCGGAGTTCCGCACGCTCTTCGAGGAGCTCGACCGCTCCCGCGCGGGCGTGCGCTGGATCCCGCAGATGCTGCCGCGCCCCGACGTCGTCCAACTCCTCACCCACGCGGCGGTGTTCGCCTGTCCGTCGGTGTACGAACCGCTCGGCATCGTCAACCTGGAGGCGATGGCCTGCGGCACCGCCGTCGTCGCCTCGCGCGTCGGCGGCATCCCCGAGGTGGTTCAGGACGGCACCACGGGGCTACTCGTGCCCTATGAGCACAAGGACCCCGAGGCGTTCGAGCACGACCTCGCGCTCCTCCTCAACCGGGTCGCCACCGACCCGGAGCGGGCCGCGGCGATGGGCGGCGCGGGGCGCTACCACGTGGTCAGGGAGTTCGGCTGGGACGCGGTCGCCCGGCGCACGGTCGAGGTGTACGAGGAGATCCTGCACGCCGAGAGTTAG
- a CDS encoding sugar ABC transporter ATP-binding protein has translation MLSAKSVSKTFPGVRALDEVDFTARAGEVHALIGENGAGKSTLIKVLTGVYTPDAGELTYDGAPVRFTTPLDAQHAGISTIYQEVNLVPLMSVARNLFLGREPRGRLGLIDFARMHRDATEALRDLGVTVDVRRPLRELGVGAQQMVALARAASVDARVVVMDEPTSSLEPREVQTLFGVIRTLRERGIAVIYVSHRLDELYEICDRVTVLRDGKVVHTGALADLDRLRLVALMLGREIETVQKEGLTSFTGTHDTETEPVLTATNLTVRHHLHDVSITIRPGEVVGLGGLLGSGRSETAKAIAGALPADSGSVTVAGERVRTGSTPAAIRAGISLLPEDRKAEGIVPGLSVRENIALAALPRLSRFGLVDEKRIDDLVDTFIRRLRIKASSPHQKVGELSGGNQQKVLLARWLAMHPKVLLLDEPTRGIDIGAKAEVQALIDELAEQGLGVLLISSDTEELIEGSDRVVVLKDGGTVAELTGPEVTEQNLLRAIATTELA, from the coding sequence ATGCTGTCGGCCAAGTCCGTCTCCAAGACCTTCCCCGGCGTGCGCGCCCTGGACGAGGTCGACTTCACCGCACGCGCGGGCGAGGTGCACGCCCTCATCGGCGAGAACGGCGCGGGCAAGTCCACCCTGATCAAGGTCCTGACCGGCGTCTACACCCCGGACGCGGGCGAGCTGACGTACGACGGCGCCCCCGTCCGCTTCACGACCCCGCTCGACGCCCAGCACGCGGGCATCTCCACCATCTACCAGGAGGTCAACCTCGTTCCCCTGATGAGCGTGGCCCGCAACCTCTTCCTGGGCCGCGAGCCACGCGGCCGCCTCGGTCTGATCGACTTCGCCCGCATGCACCGCGACGCGACCGAGGCCCTGCGCGACCTGGGAGTCACCGTCGACGTCCGCCGCCCGCTGCGCGAACTGGGCGTCGGCGCCCAGCAGATGGTGGCCCTGGCCCGCGCGGCCTCGGTCGACGCACGCGTCGTGGTGATGGACGAGCCCACGTCCTCGCTCGAACCGCGCGAGGTACAGACCCTCTTCGGGGTGATCCGCACGCTCCGCGAACGCGGCATCGCGGTGATCTACGTGAGCCACCGCCTGGACGAGCTGTACGAGATATGCGACCGCGTCACCGTGCTGCGCGACGGCAAGGTGGTCCACACCGGCGCCCTGGCCGACCTGGACCGACTGCGCCTGGTGGCGCTGATGCTGGGCAGAGAGATCGAGACCGTACAGAAGGAGGGCCTGACGAGCTTCACGGGCACTCACGACACCGAGACCGAACCAGTCCTCACGGCAACCAACTTGACGGTTCGTCACCACCTCCACGACGTATCGATCACGATCCGGCCCGGGGAGGTGGTGGGCCTCGGCGGCCTGCTCGGCTCGGGCCGCAGCGAGACGGCGAAGGCGATCGCCGGAGCCCTGCCGGCCGATTCCGGCAGCGTCACGGTCGCGGGCGAGCGCGTGCGCACCGGCAGCACACCCGCCGCCATCCGGGCGGGCATCAGCCTGCTCCCCGAGGACCGCAAGGCCGAGGGCATCGTCCCCGGCCTCTCCGTCCGCGAGAACATCGCGCTTGCCGCGCTCCCCCGCCTGTCCCGCTTCGGCCTGGTGGACGAGAAGCGCATCGACGACCTGGTCGACACGTTCATCAGACGCCTGCGCATCAAGGCGTCGAGCCCGCACCAGAAGGTCGGCGAACTCTCCGGCGGCAACCAGCAGAAGGTCCTCCTGGCCCGCTGGCTGGCGATGCACCCCAAGGTCCTCCTCCTGGACGAGCCCACACGGGGCATCGACATCGGAGCGAAGGCCGAAGTCCAGGCACTCATCGACGAGTTGGCGGAACAGGGTCTGGGTGTCCTGCTCATCTCCTCGGACACCGAGGAATTGATCGAGGGATCGGATCGCGTGGTCGTGCTCAAGGACGGCGGGACAGTGGCGGAACTGACGGGCCCCGAGGTCACCGAACAGAACCTCCTGCGCGCCATAGCGACAACGGAGCTCGCATGA
- the glgC gene encoding glucose-1-phosphate adenylyltransferase, producing the protein MRGGPSVLGIVLAGGEGKRLMPLTADRAKPAVTFGGTYRLVDFVLSNLVNGDILRICVLTQYKSHSLDRHVTTTWRMSSLLGNYVTPVPAQQRLGPRWYSGSADAILQSLNLVHDEQPDYIAVFGADHVYRMDPRQMLKQHIENGAAVTVAGIRVPRADASSFGVITPARDGTKVERFLEKPADPPGLPGAPNQVYASMGNYLFTTKTLVDALQQDAEDPDSAHDMGGSILPLLTERGLAQVYDFDGNHVPGETPRDHGYWRDVGSLDSYYEAHMDLISDHPVFNLDNRRWPIYTHPGGLPPAKFCAGGIAGESIVSPGCVIRGQVTRSVLSPGVSIEEGAVVQGSVLHDNVRVGRGAVVRGAVLDKNVDVPPGATIGVNPERDEELYTVSKGGVIALGKGQIVPA; encoded by the coding sequence ATGCGCGGTGGACCTTCGGTGCTGGGAATCGTGCTCGCGGGCGGGGAGGGCAAACGGCTGATGCCGCTCACCGCCGACCGCGCCAAACCGGCCGTCACGTTCGGCGGGACGTACCGCCTCGTCGACTTCGTCCTCTCCAACCTCGTCAACGGCGACATCCTGCGCATCTGCGTCCTGACGCAGTACAAGTCGCACTCCCTGGACCGGCACGTGACGACGACCTGGCGGATGTCCAGCCTGCTCGGCAACTACGTCACCCCCGTGCCCGCCCAGCAGCGTCTGGGGCCGCGCTGGTACTCGGGCAGCGCCGACGCCATCCTGCAGTCCCTCAACCTCGTCCACGACGAACAGCCCGACTACATCGCGGTGTTCGGCGCCGACCACGTCTACCGCATGGACCCGCGGCAGATGCTCAAGCAGCACATCGAGAACGGCGCCGCGGTGACCGTCGCGGGGATCAGGGTGCCGCGTGCCGACGCCTCCTCCTTCGGCGTCATCACGCCCGCGCGCGACGGGACGAAGGTCGAGCGCTTCCTGGAGAAGCCCGCCGATCCGCCGGGCCTGCCCGGCGCGCCGAACCAGGTCTACGCCTCCATGGGCAACTACCTCTTCACCACCAAGACGCTCGTCGACGCCCTCCAGCAGGACGCGGAGGACCCGGACTCCGCGCACGACATGGGCGGATCCATCCTGCCGCTGCTCACCGAGCGCGGGCTCGCCCAGGTGTACGACTTCGACGGGAACCACGTGCCGGGGGAGACCCCGCGCGACCACGGCTACTGGCGTGACGTCGGCAGCCTCGACTCGTACTACGAAGCCCACATGGACCTGATCTCCGACCATCCCGTCTTCAACCTCGACAACCGCCGCTGGCCCATCTACACCCACCCGGGAGGGCTCCCGCCCGCCAAGTTCTGCGCGGGCGGCATCGCGGGGGAGTCGATCGTCAGCCCCGGCTGCGTCATCCGCGGCCAGGTCACCCGCTCCGTCCTCTCGCCCGGCGTCAGCATCGAGGAGGGCGCGGTCGTACAGGGCTCCGTGCTCCACGACAACGTGCGGGTGGGGCGCGGCGCGGTGGTGCGGGGCGCCGTGCTCGACAAGAACGTCGACGTACCGCCGGGAGCGACGATCGGGGTCAATCCGGAGCGGGACGAGGAGCTCTACACCGTCTCCAAGGGCGGGGTGATCGCGCTGGGGAAGGGCCAGATCGTGCCTGCCTGA
- a CDS encoding ABC transporter permease produces MTTDLATPRTKATDQDRLRRQLQDYGVYYGVAVLLLVNILFTPHFLSTENFRTQAVQVAPVLIVALGMALAIGSEGVDLSVGSVMALSTSLISLYLGYGIWIALAAAVLGGAAVGVANGALVAFIGVQPIVATLALMVAGRGIALVLLPQLKDVHDPSMASLGSGDLLGIPYLVLIAAALTLLVAFVVRRTTFGRQLLAIGDSRPAARLAGLPVRRVLILVYVASGTLAAVAGVLATARLTASDPTSLGTLMELSAITAVVVGGTPLSGGRVRIGGTVAGAVLIQLLTATLIKHDLPPSWTQIAQAVVIVLAVYAARERGKR; encoded by the coding sequence ATGACGACCGACCTGGCAACACCTCGCACGAAAGCCACGGACCAGGACCGCCTGCGACGTCAACTCCAAGACTACGGCGTCTACTACGGCGTAGCCGTCCTCCTCCTCGTCAACATCCTGTTCACCCCGCACTTCCTCTCCACCGAGAACTTCCGCACCCAGGCGGTCCAGGTGGCCCCCGTCCTGATCGTCGCCCTGGGCATGGCCCTGGCCATCGGCAGCGAGGGCGTCGACCTCTCCGTCGGCTCCGTCATGGCACTGTCGACCTCGCTCATCTCGCTCTACCTCGGCTACGGCATCTGGATCGCGCTGGCCGCCGCCGTACTGGGCGGCGCCGCCGTGGGCGTGGCGAACGGCGCGCTCGTCGCGTTCATCGGCGTACAGCCCATCGTCGCGACCCTCGCCCTGATGGTCGCGGGACGAGGAATCGCGCTGGTCCTCCTCCCCCAGCTCAAGGACGTCCACGACCCGAGCATGGCATCGCTCGGCTCGGGCGACCTCCTCGGCATCCCCTACCTCGTGCTGATCGCCGCGGCCCTGACCCTCCTCGTCGCCTTCGTCGTGCGCCGGACCACCTTCGGCCGCCAACTCCTCGCGATCGGCGACAGCCGCCCCGCGGCCCGCCTCGCTGGCCTCCCCGTACGCCGCGTCCTGATCCTCGTGTACGTCGCCTCCGGCACCCTCGCGGCCGTCGCGGGCGTCCTCGCCACCGCACGCCTGACCGCGAGCGACCCGACCTCGCTCGGCACCCTGATGGAACTCTCGGCGATCACCGCGGTCGTCGTCGGCGGCACCCCGCTGAGCGGCGGCCGCGTCCGCATCGGCGGCACCGTCGCGGGCGCGGTCCTCATCCAGTTGCTCACCGCCACGCTCATCAAGCACGACCTGCCCCCGTCATGGACACAGATCGCCCAGGCCGTGGTGATCGTCCTCGCCGTCTACGCGGCCCGCGAAAGGGGCAAGCGATGA
- a CDS encoding ABC transporter permease translates to MTTHPTPTDPVPPPSTPPIPSAPAPSWQDEATGPTRSERLSALAQQHGALVTLVVAVFAAWLSFDTFLTTDNLSNMAVSSAFLAVVALGMTFVIVTGGIDLSVGSLFALGGVLAAWGSRYGTAVALLLPLAACALIGLVNGLLIARSRLAPFIVTLAAMLGARGILLAVTDEGSRTYLVDKDSFFAKLGQGEALGVGVPVWITLALFVAGAVTLRRSRFGQYVYAVGGNEDAAALMGAPVARTKIAVYTLSGLCAGLAGALNAAWLVSGVTILGSGMELEAISAVVIGGTLLTGGFGFISGSLVGVLLLKVIQNVINQIGSLDSAYQQVVSGGFLAVVVMAQTWLGRRRRVL, encoded by the coding sequence ATGACCACCCACCCCACCCCGACGGACCCCGTGCCTCCCCCCTCGACGCCTCCCATCCCCTCCGCGCCCGCCCCGTCCTGGCAGGACGAGGCCACGGGCCCCACCCGCTCCGAGCGCCTGAGCGCCCTGGCCCAGCAGCACGGCGCGCTGGTCACGCTGGTCGTCGCCGTGTTCGCCGCGTGGCTGAGCTTCGACACGTTCCTGACGACCGACAACCTGAGCAACATGGCGGTGTCGTCCGCGTTCCTCGCGGTCGTCGCGCTCGGCATGACGTTCGTGATCGTCACCGGCGGCATCGACCTGTCGGTCGGCTCGCTGTTCGCGCTCGGCGGGGTCCTGGCCGCCTGGGGCTCGCGGTACGGAACGGCCGTGGCGCTGCTGCTCCCGCTCGCCGCGTGCGCCCTGATCGGCCTGGTCAACGGCCTGCTCATCGCCCGCTCCCGGCTCGCGCCTTTCATCGTGACGCTGGCGGCGATGCTCGGCGCGCGCGGCATCCTCCTGGCCGTCACGGACGAGGGTTCCCGGACGTACCTGGTGGACAAGGACTCGTTCTTCGCGAAGCTCGGCCAGGGCGAGGCGCTCGGCGTCGGCGTACCCGTGTGGATCACCCTCGCCCTGTTCGTCGCGGGCGCGGTGACGCTGCGGCGCAGCCGTTTCGGTCAGTACGTGTACGCGGTGGGCGGCAACGAGGACGCGGCGGCCCTGATGGGCGCGCCCGTGGCCCGTACGAAGATCGCGGTCTACACCCTGTCGGGCCTCTGCGCGGGCCTCGCGGGCGCGCTCAACGCGGCATGGCTGGTCTCCGGGGTGACGATCCTCGGCTCCGGGATGGAGCTGGAGGCGATCTCCGCGGTCGTCATCGGCGGCACGCTGCTCACCGGTGGATTCGGCTTCATCAGCGGGTCGTTGGTGGGGGTGCTGCTCCTGAAGGTGATCCAGAACGTGATCAACCAGATCGGCTCGCTGGACTCGGCGTACCAGCAGGTGGTCAGCGGCGGGTTCCTCGCGGTGGTGGTGATGGCGCAGACGTGGCTGGGCCGCAGACGGCGGGTGCTCTGA
- a CDS encoding ABC transporter substrate-binding protein, which yields MKPIILRTSTRTLLAVGLAASLALTAGCAKSEDDASDDKSAAGGEAGQAVSEQGGKTCAIGAYGGKKLDLKDATVGFAQSEKEANPFRIAETASLKAEADKRGVKLLTANAQSQFSKQISDVQDLIAKGADLLVIAPLNSDGWEPVLRAAGAKHIPIVTVDRKINATACKDYVSFIGSDFVEQGKRAADQMIRTTGGKGKIAILLGAAGNNVTTERTKGFEDRVKEKAPGLKVVFKQTGEFAREKGQQVTEQLIQSKPDITGIYAENDEMGLGAVNALKGAGKKAGDVKIVTIDGTKGAVRGIVDGWIDGVIESNPRFGPLAFQTLDDFTRGKKVGQDIVIKDSAYTKDNAKSDLNKAY from the coding sequence ATGAAGCCGATCATCCTCCGTACCTCGACCAGGACCCTGCTCGCCGTCGGCCTCGCCGCGAGCCTCGCCCTCACCGCCGGGTGCGCCAAGTCGGAGGACGACGCGTCCGACGACAAGAGCGCCGCGGGCGGCGAGGCGGGCCAGGCCGTCTCGGAGCAGGGCGGCAAGACCTGCGCGATAGGCGCCTACGGCGGAAAGAAGCTCGACCTCAAGGACGCGACGGTGGGCTTCGCGCAGTCCGAGAAAGAAGCCAACCCGTTCCGCATCGCCGAGACGGCGTCCCTCAAGGCCGAGGCCGACAAACGCGGCGTCAAACTGCTCACGGCCAACGCCCAGTCGCAGTTCTCCAAGCAGATCAGCGACGTCCAGGACCTCATCGCCAAGGGCGCCGACCTGCTGGTCATCGCGCCGCTGAACTCCGACGGCTGGGAGCCCGTGCTGCGCGCGGCGGGCGCCAAGCACATCCCGATCGTCACCGTCGACCGCAAGATCAACGCGACCGCCTGCAAGGACTACGTCTCGTTCATCGGCTCCGACTTCGTCGAACAGGGCAAGCGGGCGGCCGACCAGATGATCAGGACGACGGGCGGCAAGGGCAAGATCGCGATCCTCCTCGGCGCGGCGGGCAACAACGTCACGACCGAGCGCACCAAGGGTTTCGAGGACCGCGTCAAGGAGAAGGCGCCCGGCCTGAAGGTCGTCTTCAAGCAGACCGGCGAGTTCGCCCGCGAGAAGGGCCAGCAGGTCACCGAGCAGCTGATCCAGTCGAAGCCGGACATCACCGGGATCTACGCCGAGAACGACGAGATGGGCCTCGGCGCCGTCAACGCCCTCAAGGGCGCGGGCAAGAAGGCCGGTGACGTGAAGATCGTGACGATCGACGGCACCAAGGGCGCGGTGCGCGGCATCGTGGACGGCTGGATCGACGGCGTCATCGAGTCCAACCCCCGCTTCGGCCCCCTCGCCTTCCAGACCCTGGACGACTTCACGCGGGGCAAGAAGGTCGGCCAGGACATCGTCATCAAGGACAGCGCGTACACCAAGGACAACGCCAAGTCGGACCTGAACAAGGCGTACTGA
- a CDS encoding LacI family DNA-binding transcriptional regulator, which produces MRVSLKDVAERAGVSIKTVSNVVNKYQHVTPAMRARVQEAIDELGYRPNLTARHLRKGRTGIIALAVPELGNPYFAELAGAVIDAAAEHDFTVLLDHTRGDREQEVLVSQGFRTRVIDGLILSPLELESEDLRGREDDVPLVLLGEREYDQPYDHIAIDNVAAARTAVRHLIGRGRTSIAFLGARTDSANRPAHLRLAGWRDELTAAGIPAPESLVGPVGGWDRWDGAKAMARMLDAGVRPDAVFAYNDLVAIGAMRVLHERGLRVPWDVAVVGFDDIAEGQFGAVTLTTVAPDKRAIARLAVESLLRSLATPGEPGGREITAEFRLVERESTLGRR; this is translated from the coding sequence GTGCGGGTTAGCCTCAAGGACGTCGCGGAGCGTGCGGGCGTCTCGATCAAGACCGTCTCGAACGTGGTGAACAAGTATCAGCACGTCACCCCGGCGATGCGGGCCCGCGTGCAGGAGGCCATCGACGAGCTCGGCTACCGGCCGAACCTGACGGCGAGGCACCTGCGCAAGGGGCGTACGGGCATCATCGCGCTGGCCGTCCCCGAACTGGGAAATCCCTACTTCGCCGAGCTCGCGGGCGCCGTCATCGACGCGGCCGCCGAGCACGACTTCACCGTCCTTCTCGACCACACGCGCGGCGACCGCGAGCAGGAGGTCCTGGTCAGCCAGGGGTTTCGCACGCGGGTCATCGACGGCCTGATCCTCAGCCCGCTGGAGCTGGAGTCGGAGGACCTGCGGGGCCGCGAGGACGACGTGCCGCTCGTGCTGCTCGGCGAGCGCGAGTACGACCAGCCCTACGACCACATCGCGATCGACAACGTCGCCGCTGCCCGCACCGCGGTGCGTCACCTCATCGGCCGCGGCCGCACCAGCATCGCCTTCCTCGGCGCGCGCACCGACTCCGCGAACCGCCCCGCCCACCTCCGACTCGCTGGCTGGCGCGATGAGTTGACGGCCGCCGGGATCCCGGCGCCCGAGAGCCTGGTGGGCCCGGTCGGCGGCTGGGACCGGTGGGACGGGGCCAAGGCCATGGCGCGGATGCTGGACGCGGGGGTGCGGCCCGACGCCGTGTTCGCGTACAACGACCTGGTGGCGATCGGTGCGATGCGGGTGCTGCACGAGCGGGGCCTGCGGGTGCCGTGGGACGTGGCGGTGGTGGGCTTCGACGACATCGCGGAGGGCCAGTTCGGGGCGGTCACGCTCACCACCGTCGCGCCGGACAAGCGGGCCATCGCGCGGCTCGCTGTCGAGTCGCTGCTGCGCAGCCTGGCCACCCCCGGGGAACCCGGCGGACGCGAAATCACCGCGGAATTCCGCCTGGTGGAGCGCGAAAGCACCCTGGGGCGCCGCTGA
- a CDS encoding DMT family transporter — MSALALSVALSLVSAVAYAGGAILQERVATSTPDRRYAPLRRGVWWTAIGLNGLGALLHVVALAYGPLSLVQPLGALTIVFALPMAALFVGRKAGATAWRGAIMATVGLAGLLSLTSASGSGSLDAAERMMLALITGGGVLALMVAAHAAHRHPVVRSVLLACAAGAAFGIASVFTKTVAVDWDRDVALVEQLPSLGVIAVLAAAGVLISQASYRGAGLAAPLSTVTVVNPVVAAAVGLTLFGESFRYGTAGTVIALGCGVVAAGGLILLTTERLGDTAAVRSVTVAEGPVTAPETTPVTARDAAPTATADTVPIRAADTGEGTSQEAPGRASAPVPRPPAESRPLPALPAQHATIRTRRGTVPRYPLHKGQRIGS, encoded by the coding sequence ATGAGTGCGCTCGCGCTGTCCGTGGCGCTCTCCCTCGTCTCCGCCGTGGCGTACGCGGGCGGTGCGATCCTCCAGGAGCGCGTGGCGACGTCCACGCCGGACCGGCGGTACGCGCCGCTGCGCCGCGGTGTCTGGTGGACCGCGATCGGCCTCAACGGCCTGGGCGCGCTGCTGCACGTGGTGGCCCTCGCCTACGGACCGCTCAGCCTGGTGCAGCCGCTGGGCGCCCTGACCATCGTCTTCGCCCTGCCGATGGCGGCACTCTTCGTCGGCAGGAAGGCCGGGGCCACCGCGTGGCGCGGCGCGATCATGGCGACGGTGGGCCTCGCGGGACTGCTCTCCCTGACCTCGGCCTCCGGCTCGGGGAGCCTGGACGCGGCCGAGCGCATGATGCTCGCGCTCATCACCGGCGGCGGCGTGCTGGCCCTGATGGTGGCCGCGCACGCGGCGCACCGTCACCCGGTGGTGCGCAGCGTGCTCCTGGCCTGCGCGGCCGGTGCGGCGTTCGGCATCGCCTCGGTGTTCACCAAGACCGTGGCGGTCGACTGGGACCGGGACGTCGCGCTGGTCGAGCAGCTCCCGAGCCTCGGTGTGATCGCGGTGCTCGCGGCGGCCGGTGTGCTGATCTCGCAGGCGTCCTACCGGGGCGCGGGACTCGCGGCGCCGCTGTCGACGGTGACGGTCGTCAACCCGGTCGTCGCCGCGGCCGTCGGTCTCACACTGTTCGGTGAATCCTTCCGCTACGGCACCGCGGGCACCGTCATCGCGCTCGGCTGCGGGGTCGTCGCCGCGGGCGGCCTGATCCTGCTGACCACGGAGCGGCTCGGGGACACCGCGGCGGTACGGAGCGTGACGGTGGCCGAGGGCCCCGTGACGGCGCCGGAGACCACGCCCGTGACCGCGCGGGACGCGGCGCCCACGGCCACCGCGGACACCGTGCCGATACGGGCCGCCGACACCGGTGAGGGCACCTCGCAGGAGGCTCCCGGCCGGGCATCGGCGCCCGTGCCGAGGCCGCCGGCGGAGAGCCGCCCGCTGCCCGCGCTCCCGGCACAGCACGCCACGATCCGCACGCGCCGCGGGACCGTGCCCCGGTACCCGCTGCACAAGGGGCAGCGGATCGGGTCCTGA
- a CDS encoding IucA/IucC family C-terminal-domain containing protein: MTTHIDLAELGSVGGFFALREGAPTVRGAAPFAQVYAAAPTPPYPLVGTARTALPEGPGDDPLAFRVDKVGRRLGAPEERVAVSVAQLGLAARLWSVTLGSAALYGAVPDLDPALLSWDADGTSPDDLWLTEVRPLPGDPGTIRDVVQHGHLAPLSAALRARYRISAGLLWGNAGSALAGAARELHGWAARTGRADVGERALDLAAALFDHPALRGTGTLGGTAFRRRSCCLYYRCPGGGVCGDCCFERPPQRSSPGASSG; encoded by the coding sequence GTGACCACCCACATCGACCTGGCAGAACTCGGCTCCGTCGGCGGTTTCTTCGCCCTGCGCGAGGGCGCGCCGACCGTCAGGGGTGCCGCTCCGTTCGCGCAGGTGTACGCAGCGGCACCGACACCCCCTTACCCGCTGGTAGGAACGGCCCGCACGGCGCTCCCCGAGGGCCCCGGCGATGATCCCCTCGCCTTCCGCGTCGACAAGGTCGGACGGCGCCTCGGCGCGCCCGAGGAGCGCGTCGCGGTGTCCGTGGCCCAGCTCGGTCTCGCGGCCCGCCTGTGGTCCGTGACGCTGGGCTCCGCCGCCCTGTACGGGGCCGTGCCCGACCTCGACCCGGCGCTGCTGAGCTGGGACGCCGACGGCACGTCGCCCGACGACCTGTGGCTGACGGAGGTGCGCCCGCTGCCCGGCGATCCCGGCACGATCAGGGACGTCGTGCAGCACGGACACCTGGCGCCGCTGTCGGCCGCGCTGCGCGCCAGGTACCGGATCTCCGCGGGGCTGCTGTGGGGCAACGCGGGCTCCGCGCTCGCGGGCGCCGCGCGCGAACTGCACGGCTGGGCGGCGCGCACCGGCCGCGCCGACGTGGGGGAGCGGGCGCTCGACCTCGCCGCCGCGCTCTTCGACCACCCCGCGCTGCGCGGCACGGGCACGCTCGGCGGCACCGCCTTCCGGCGCCGCAGCTGCTGCCTCTACTACCGCTGCCCGGGCGGAGGAGTGTGCGGCGACTGTTGCTTCGAACGGCCGCCGCAGCGGTCTTCCCCCGGGGCGTCGTCTGGGTGA